A region from the Enterobacter roggenkampii genome encodes:
- the thiE gene encoding thiamine phosphate synthase — protein sequence MYQPDFPPVPYRLGLYPVVDSVAWIARLLEAGVRTLQLRIKDKRDEEVEADVVAAIALGRRYNARLFINDYWRLAVKHRAYGVHLGQEDLETTDLSAIRDAGLRLGVSTHDDMEIDVALAARPSYIALGHVFPTQTKQMPSAPQGLTQLAGHVKRLADYPTVAIGGISLERAPAVLETGVGSIAVVSAITQAADWQAATEQLLQLAGAGDE from the coding sequence ATGTACCAGCCCGATTTCCCACCCGTTCCCTACCGTTTAGGGCTCTATCCGGTGGTGGACAGCGTGGCGTGGATAGCGCGCCTGCTGGAAGCAGGCGTTCGCACCCTCCAGCTGCGCATCAAGGATAAACGCGATGAGGAGGTGGAAGCCGATGTGGTTGCCGCCATTGCGCTGGGGCGTCGGTATAACGCCCGCCTGTTTATCAATGACTACTGGCGGCTGGCCGTTAAGCACCGGGCGTACGGCGTGCATCTGGGTCAGGAGGACCTGGAAACAACGGATCTGAGCGCAATCCGTGACGCCGGGTTGCGTCTTGGTGTGTCAACACACGATGACATGGAAATCGACGTGGCCCTGGCGGCCCGTCCCTCTTACATCGCGCTCGGTCACGTCTTCCCGACGCAAACCAAGCAGATGCCCTCCGCTCCGCAGGGTCTGACGCAACTGGCGGGTCACGTTAAACGCCTTGCCGACTACCCCACCGTCGCCATCGGCGGAATCAGCCTTGAACGCGCCCCGGCGGTGCTGGAGACCGGCGTGGGCAGCATCGCCGTCGTCAGCGCCATCACCCAGGCCGCAGACTGGCAGGCCGCCACCGAACAGCTTTTACAGCTGGCAGGAGCAGGCGATGAATGA
- a CDS encoding HesA/MoeB/ThiF family protein, producing MNDRDFMRYSRQILLEDIAIDGQQKLLASRVLIVGLGGLGAPAALYLAGAGIGTLVLADDDEVHLSNLQRQILFTTEDINQPKAQITRQRLHQLNPDIELIALQERLGGESLHREVALADVVLDCTDNMATRQAINAACVANHTPLITASAVGFGGQMMVLTPPWTQGCYRCLWPDDAEPTRNCRTAGILGPVVGVMGTMQALEAIKLLSGMETERNTLRLFDARSSGWRHLALHRASHCPVCGGRDAHSV from the coding sequence ATGAATGATCGCGACTTTATGCGCTACAGCCGTCAGATTCTGCTGGAAGATATCGCCATCGACGGGCAGCAAAAACTGCTCGCCAGCCGGGTGCTGATTGTTGGCCTGGGGGGATTAGGCGCACCCGCCGCGCTCTATCTGGCAGGCGCGGGTATCGGCACGCTGGTGCTGGCCGACGACGACGAGGTCCACCTCAGCAACCTGCAGCGACAAATCCTCTTTACCACCGAGGATATCAACCAGCCGAAAGCGCAGATCACCCGGCAGAGGCTGCATCAGCTTAACCCGGATATCGAACTGATTGCCCTACAGGAGCGGCTTGGCGGTGAAAGCCTGCACCGTGAAGTCGCCCTTGCCGACGTGGTGCTGGACTGTACCGACAACATGGCGACGCGCCAGGCGATCAACGCCGCCTGCGTGGCAAACCATACGCCGCTTATCACCGCCAGCGCGGTGGGGTTCGGCGGGCAAATGATGGTTCTGACGCCACCGTGGACGCAGGGCTGCTATCGCTGCCTGTGGCCGGACGATGCCGAGCCGACGCGCAACTGCCGTACGGCGGGCATTCTGGGTCCGGTGGTCGGCGTGATGGGCACGATGCAGGCGCTGGAGGCCATCAAGCTGCTCAGCGGCATGGAGACGGAACGCAATACGCTGCGGCTGTTTGATGCCCGCTCCAGCGGCTGGCGTCATCTGGCGCTGCATCGCGCCAGCCACTGCCCGGTGTGCGGAGGCCGCGATGCGCATTCTGTTTAA
- the thiC gene encoding phosphomethylpyrimidine synthase ThiC — protein sequence MSTAKLTRREQRAQAQHFIDTLEGTAFPNSKRIYISGSQADIRVPMREIQLSPTLIGGSKENPQYEDNEAVPVYDTSGPYGDPDVAINVQQGLAKLRQPWIEARNDCEELSVRSSAYTKERLADDGLDALRFTGLLTPKRARAGKCVTQLHYARQGIVTPEMEFIAIRENMGRERIRSEVLRYQHPGEGFGARLPENITPEFVRDEVAAGRAIIPANINHPESEPMIIGRNFLVKVNANIGNSAVTSSIEEEVEKLVWSTRWGADTVMDLSTGRYIHETREWILRNSPVPIGTVPIYQALEKVNGIAENLTWEAFRDTLLEQAEQGVDYFTIHAGVLLRYVPMTAKRLTGIVSRGGSIMAKWCLSHHQENFLYEHFREICEICAAYDVSLSLGDGLRPGSIRDANDEAQFAELHTLGELTKIAWEYDVQVMIEGPGHVPMQMIRRNMTEELEHCHEAPFYTLGPLTTDIAPGYDHFTSGIGAAMIGWFGCAMLCYVTPKEHLGLPNKEDVKQGLITYKIAAHAADLAKGHPGAQIRDNAMSKARFEFRWEDQFNLALDPFTARAYHDETLPQESGKVAHFCSMCGPKFCSMKISQEVRDYAATQTIEVGMADMSETFRAKGGEIYLKKEEA from the coding sequence ATGTCTACTGCAAAACTGACCCGCCGCGAACAGCGTGCACAGGCCCAACATTTCATCGACACCCTGGAAGGCACCGCTTTCCCGAACTCGAAACGCATCTACATTTCCGGCTCGCAGGCCGATATCCGCGTCCCGATGCGCGAAATCCAGCTCAGCCCGACCCTTATCGGCGGCAGCAAAGAGAATCCGCAGTATGAAGACAACGAAGCCGTGCCGGTGTATGACACCTCCGGCCCGTACGGCGATCCTGATGTGGCTATTAACGTCCAGCAGGGTCTGGCAAAGCTGCGCCAGCCGTGGATAGAGGCGCGTAACGACTGCGAAGAACTGAGCGTACGCAGTTCTGCATACACCAAAGAACGCCTGGCCGACGACGGTCTGGACGCGCTGCGCTTTACCGGCCTGCTGACGCCAAAACGCGCCAGAGCGGGCAAATGCGTGACGCAGCTGCACTACGCCCGCCAGGGGATCGTCACGCCGGAGATGGAGTTCATCGCCATCCGCGAGAACATGGGCCGCGAGCGTATCCGCAGCGAAGTGCTGCGCTACCAACACCCAGGTGAAGGCTTTGGCGCGCGCCTGCCGGAGAACATCACGCCGGAGTTTGTGCGTGACGAAGTGGCCGCAGGCCGCGCGATCATCCCCGCCAACATTAACCACCCGGAATCCGAGCCGATGATTATCGGCCGCAACTTCCTGGTGAAGGTCAACGCTAACATCGGTAACTCGGCCGTCACCTCCTCCATCGAAGAAGAGGTTGAAAAGCTTGTCTGGTCAACGCGCTGGGGCGCGGACACGGTAATGGATCTCTCCACCGGCCGCTATATTCACGAAACCCGCGAATGGATCCTGCGTAACAGCCCGGTTCCGATTGGCACCGTCCCGATTTATCAGGCGCTGGAGAAGGTCAACGGCATCGCCGAAAACCTTACCTGGGAAGCGTTCCGCGACACGCTGCTGGAGCAGGCGGAACAGGGCGTGGACTACTTCACCATTCACGCGGGCGTGCTGCTGCGCTACGTGCCGATGACCGCGAAGCGTCTGACCGGCATCGTCTCGCGCGGCGGTTCGATCATGGCGAAGTGGTGCCTCTCCCATCACCAGGAGAACTTCCTCTACGAACACTTCCGCGAGATCTGCGAAATCTGCGCCGCGTACGATGTCTCTCTGTCGCTGGGCGACGGCCTGCGCCCGGGCTCCATCCGCGACGCTAACGACGAAGCACAGTTTGCCGAGCTGCACACGCTGGGCGAGCTGACCAAAATCGCCTGGGAGTATGACGTGCAGGTGATGATTGAAGGCCCGGGACACGTGCCGATGCAGATGATCCGCCGCAACATGACCGAAGAGCTGGAGCACTGCCACGAAGCGCCGTTCTACACGCTGGGGCCGCTGACCACCGACATCGCGCCGGGCTATGACCACTTCACGTCAGGCATTGGGGCGGCGATGATCGGCTGGTTCGGCTGCGCCATGCTCTGCTACGTGACGCCGAAAGAGCACCTCGGCCTGCCTAACAAAGAGGACGTGAAACAGGGGCTGATCACCTACAAAATTGCCGCCCACGCGGCGGATCTGGCCAAAGGCCACCCGGGCGCGCAAATCCGTGATAACGCCATGTCGAAGGCGCGCTTTGAATTCCGCTGGGAAGACCAGTTCAACCTGGCGCTGGATCCGTTCACCGCCCGCGCCTACCACGACGAAACCCTGCCGCAGGAATCGGGCAAAGTCGCGCACTTCTGCTCCATGTGTGGGCCGAAGTTCTGCTCGATGAAAATCAGCCAGGAGGTGCGCGACTACGCCGCCACGCAAACCATTGAAGTGGGTATGGCGGACATGTCCGAAACCTTCCGCGCCAAAGGCGGCGAAATCTACCTCAAAAAAGAGGAGGCATAA